A window from Heteronotia binoei isolate CCM8104 ecotype False Entrance Well chromosome 15, APGP_CSIRO_Hbin_v1, whole genome shotgun sequence encodes these proteins:
- the LOC132583601 gene encoding fibronectin-like: MASIMGYLMYGLLLLPLLTANEVPPPCIFPFIYNRKSYSSCTGDGSGNKKLWCATTGNYDTNHQWKYCTLTEYGGNTAGQACTFPFAYKSRTFYSCTNEDIQIGKFWCATTGSYDKDKKWSYCADTRVQANQIGPCVFPFTYKGKLYSSCTTAGASTGKLWCSLTSNYDIDPKWTYCDPSEPRPCHLPFIFKGKSYSACTKEGAGDGQLWCATTANYDTDSKWKPCSQQEYEGNSNGQTCVFPFIYKNRTFYTCTSEDSKDGRFWCATTGSYDKDEKWSYCADTSKFTGDCPEGPCVFPFTYKGKLYSSCTTAGASTGKLWCSLTSNYDIDPKWTYCDPSEPRPCHLPFIFKGKSYSACTKEGAGDGQLWCATTANYDTDSKWKPCSQQEYEGNSNGQTCVFPFIYKNRTFYTCTSEDSKDGRFWCATTGSYDKDKKWSYCADTRQHENNMGPCVFPFIYKGKTYPSCTTAGESTGKLWCSLTSNYDTHPKWTYCNPSAKKTTTRG; the protein is encoded by the exons ATGGCCTCCATCATGGGGTACCTCATGTACGGCTTGCTTCTTTTACCTTTGCTTACTGCAAATGAAG TCCCCCCTCCCTGCATCTTCCCATTTATTTACAACCGCAAGTCCTATTCCTCTTGCACTGGTGACGGAAGTGGGAACAAGAAGCTGTGGTGTGCCACAACTGGGAACTATGACACAAATCACCAATGGAAGTATTGCACCCTTACTG AGTACGGAGGTAATACAGCTGGACAGGCCTGCACCTTCCCTTTTGCTTATAAGAGTCGGACATTCTACTCGTGCACCAATGAAGATATACAGATCGGAAAGTTCTGGTGTGCCACAACAGGGAGCTATGATAAGGACAAGAAATGGAGCTATTGTGCTGATACAA GAGTGCAGGCAAACCAAATTGGACCATGTGTCTTCCCTTTTACATACAAAGGCAAGCTCTACTCCTCTTGTACAACAGCTGGGGCATCTACTGGAAAGCTCTGGTGCTCTCTCACCAGCAACTATGATATAGACCCCAAGTGGACATATTGCGATCCCTCAG AACCCCGCCCTTGCCACTTGCCCTTCATTTTCAAGGGGAAATCCTACTCTGCATGCACCAAGGAGGGAGCTGGTGATGGACAGCTGTGGTGTGCCACCACAGCAAACTATGACACTGACAGTAAATGGAAGCCATGTTCTCAGCAAG AATATGAAGGGAACTCTAACGGACAGACCTGTGTCTTTCCCTTCATCTACAAGAACCGGACATTCTACACCTGCACCAGTGAAGATTCTAAGGATGGGAGGTTCTGGTGTGCCACCACTGGAAGTTATGACAAGGACGAGAAGTGGAGTTACTGTGCGGACACAAGTAAGTTCACTGGGGACTGTCCAGAG GGACCATGTGTCTTCCCTTTTACATACAAAGGCAAGCTCTACTCCTCTTGTACAACAGCTGGGGCATCTACTGGAAAGCTCTGGTGCTCTCTCACCAGCAACTATGATATAGACCCCAAGTGGACATATTGCGATCCCTCAG AACCCCGCCCTTGCCACTTGCCCTTCATTTTCAAGGGGAAATCCTACTCTGCATGCACCAAGGAGGGAGCTGGTGATGGACAGCTGTGGTGTGCCACCACAGCAAACTATGACACTGACAGTAAATGGAAGCCATGTTCTCAGCAAG AATATGAAGGGAACTCTAACGGACAGACCTGTGTCTTTCCCTTCATCTACAAGAACCGGACATTCTACACCTGCACCAGTGAAGATTCTAAGGATGGGAGGTTCTGGTGTGCCACCACTGGAAGTTATGACAAGGACAAGAAGTGGAGTTACTGTGCGGACACAA GACAACATGAAAATAATATGGGGCCCTGTGTCTTCCCTTTTATTTACAAGGGCAAGACCTATCCCTCATGCACAACAGCTGGGGAATCAACTGGGAAGCTCTGGTGCTCTCTTACCAGTAACTACGACACGCATCCCAAATGGACATACTGCAATCCCTCagctaaaaaaacaacaacaagaggATAG